A single region of the Malus sylvestris chromosome 8, drMalSylv7.2, whole genome shotgun sequence genome encodes:
- the LOC126633131 gene encoding probable protein phosphatase 2C 12, with amino-acid sequence MSTKSENHQTVPLSVLLKRELANEKIERPELIHGQASQSKKGEDFTLIKTECQRIVGDGVSTYSVFGLFDGHNGSAAAIYSKENLLNNVLAAIPSDLNRDEWVAALPRAFVAGFVKTDKEFQERAKTSGTTVTFVIIEGWVISVASVGDSRCIVEPAEGGVYYLSADHRLEINEEERQRITSSGGEVGRLNTGGGAEIGPLRCWPGGLCLSRSIGDLDVGEFIVPVPYVKQIKLSSAGGRIIISSDGVWDALSAEEALDCCRGMPPDAAAAQIVKDAVGHKGLRDDTTCIVIDILPQEKPQAPLSQPKRHGKGVLFKSMFKKKSSESSSNVEKEYIEPDEVEELFEEGSASLSERLDTKYPLCNMFKLFMCAVCQVEIKPGEGISIHTGSSNPGKVRPWDGPFLCSSCQEKKEAMEGQRPSGRRRDSDSD; translated from the exons ATGTCCACCAAGAGCGAAAATCATCAGACGGTTCCGCTTTCGGTGCTGCTCAAGCGTGAATTGGCCAATGAGAAGATTGAGAGACCGGAGCTTATACACGGTCAGGCGAGTCAGAGCAAGAAAGGAGAGGATTTCACGTTGATAAAGACGGAATGTCAAAGAATTGTGGGAGATGGAGTTTCTACGTATTCAGTTTTCGgg CTATTTGATGGGCATAACGGGTCAGCAGCCGCTATCTACTCTAAGGAGAATCTTCTGAATAATGTTTTGGCCGCTATCCCTTCAGATCTAAACAGAGATGAATGGGTAGCAGCATTGCCAAGGGCTTTTGTAGCAGGCTTCGTCAAGACAGACAAAGAATTCCAAGAGAGAG CTAAAACGTCAGGAACAACTGTCACATTTGTGATTATAGAAGGATGGGTCATATCCGTTGCATCTGTTGGCGATTCTCGTTGCATAGTTGAACCTGCTGAAGGTGGAGTTTATTATTTATCAGCAGATCATAGGCTTGAAATCAATGAAGAGGA GAGGCAGCGTATCACCTCAAGTGGGGGCGAGGTTGGTCGGCTTAATACTGGTGGTGGAGCAGAG ATTGGTCCTTTGAGGTGTTGGCCTGGAGGCTTGTGTCTGTCACGATCCATTGGTGATCTGGATGTGGGGGAGTTCATTGTTCCTGTTCCTTATGTGAAGCAAATCAAG TTGTCCAGCGCAGGTGGTAGAATTATCATATCAAGTGACGGAGTCTGGGATGCTTTGTCTGCAGAAGAAGCTCTTGATTGTTGCCGTGGGATGCCACCGGACGCGGCAGCTGCACAAATTGTTAAG GACGCTGTAGGGCATAAGGGACTTCGGGATGATACAACCTGCATTGTGATTGATATTTTACCACAAGAGAAGCCACAAGCTCCGTTATCCCAACCAAAGAGGCACGGAAAAGGAGTGTTGTTTAAATCCATGTTTAAGAAAAAGTCCTCTGAATCATCTTCTAATGTTGAAAAAGAATATATTGAGCCAGACGAGGTGGAGGAATTATTTGAGGAAGGTTCTGCTTCACTTTCTGAAAG GTTAGATACAAAATACCCGCTCTGCAACATGTTCAAGTTGTTTATGTGTGCAGTTTGTCAAGTAGAAATTAAACCGGGAGAGGGTATTTCAATACACACTGGGTCATCGAACCCAGGAAAAGTGCGACCTTGGGATGGCCCCTTCCTTTGCTCGAGTTGCCAAGAGAAAAAAGAGGCTATGGAGGGGCAAAGACCATCAGGAA GAAGACGCGATAGCGATAGTGATTAG
- the LOC126633133 gene encoding B3 domain-containing protein At5g42700-like isoform X2, whose translation MVMAKSKLSYEESRRQRMEENKKRMEALNLPLLAQALKKTPNSPKPSPMKRAGKPRTYEVQMVEVVAERVMIPRRCYATNRHRDMANRVYASDEARAAAMVKADELELSLGSDHPTFVKTMLQSHVTGGFWLGLQVSFCKNHLPKGEEIMTLIDEVGAEYPTIYLARKTGLSGGWKGFAVAHDLVDGDALVFQLIRPTTFKVYIIRVERPGQASSEEST comes from the exons ATGGTGATGGCCAAGTCTAAGTTGTCTTACGAGGAGTCTCGCCGGCAGAGAATGGAGGAAAACAAGAAGAGAATGGAAGCTCTCAATCTCCctctgcttgctcaagctcttaaaaaaaccccaaattctcCCAAACCTTCCCCT ATGAAGCGCGCCGGGAAACCTCGCACGTACGAGGTGCAGATGGTGGAG GTTGTGGCGGAGCGAGTAATGATTCCAAGAAGGTGCTACGCCACCAATCGGCATAGGGATATGGCGAACCGGGTGTATGCTTCCGACGAAGCCAGAGCCGCCGCGATGGTGAAAGCCGACGAATTGGAGCTCAGTTTGGGATCCGATCACCCGACATTTGTGAAGACAATGCTCCAATCACATGTCACTGGTGGATTCTGGCTG GGTCTTCAAGTCAGCTTCTGCAAGAACCACCTCCCAAAGGGTGAAGAAATTATGACATTGATCGATGAAGTTGGAGCCGAGTACCCGACTATATACTTGGCCCGGAAAACTGGACTCAGCGGCGGATGGAAAGGATTTGCAGTTGCTCATGATCTTGTGGATGGAGATGCATTGGTTTTTCAATTGATACGGCCAACAACATTCAAG GTGTACATTATAAGGGTGGAGAGACCTGGGCAGGCAAGCTCAGAAGAATCAACTTAG
- the LOC126633133 gene encoding B3 domain-containing protein At5g42700-like isoform X1: MVMAKSKLSYEESRRQRMEENKKRMEALNLPLLAQALKKTPNSPKPSPMKRAGKPRTYEVQMVEVRRSTRVANRPAPDYKEVVAERVMIPRRCYATNRHRDMANRVYASDEARAAAMVKADELELSLGSDHPTFVKTMLQSHVTGGFWLGLQVSFCKNHLPKGEEIMTLIDEVGAEYPTIYLARKTGLSGGWKGFAVAHDLVDGDALVFQLIRPTTFKVYIIRVERPGQASSEEST; this comes from the exons ATGGTGATGGCCAAGTCTAAGTTGTCTTACGAGGAGTCTCGCCGGCAGAGAATGGAGGAAAACAAGAAGAGAATGGAAGCTCTCAATCTCCctctgcttgctcaagctcttaaaaaaaccccaaattctcCCAAACCTTCCCCT ATGAAGCGCGCCGGGAAACCTCGCACGTACGAGGTGCAGATGGTGGAGGTGAGGAGGTCCACCCGGGTTGCGAATCGACCTGCACCGGATTACAAAGAA GTTGTGGCGGAGCGAGTAATGATTCCAAGAAGGTGCTACGCCACCAATCGGCATAGGGATATGGCGAACCGGGTGTATGCTTCCGACGAAGCCAGAGCCGCCGCGATGGTGAAAGCCGACGAATTGGAGCTCAGTTTGGGATCCGATCACCCGACATTTGTGAAGACAATGCTCCAATCACATGTCACTGGTGGATTCTGGCTG GGTCTTCAAGTCAGCTTCTGCAAGAACCACCTCCCAAAGGGTGAAGAAATTATGACATTGATCGATGAAGTTGGAGCCGAGTACCCGACTATATACTTGGCCCGGAAAACTGGACTCAGCGGCGGATGGAAAGGATTTGCAGTTGCTCATGATCTTGTGGATGGAGATGCATTGGTTTTTCAATTGATACGGCCAACAACATTCAAG GTGTACATTATAAGGGTGGAGAGACCTGGGCAGGCAAGCTCAGAAGAATCAACTTAG
- the LOC126633134 gene encoding B3 domain-containing protein At3g19184-like — MVAPKLSYEESRRQRMEENKKRMEALNLPMLAQALQKTPNSPKPSPMKRAKARTVEKQLVEVRRSSRVANLPTPVYKEVAVVDREMRPRRYSTNRHRDLSNRVYASDEARDDATARAEAFESDLGSDYPTMVKPMLQSHVTGGFWLGLPKYFCSKNLPKRDDIVILIDEDGNKCEVIYLAEKRGLSGGWRGFAIDHDLVDGDALVFQLIRPKTLKVYILRVERAE; from the exons ATGGTGGCGCCCAAGTTATCGTACGAGGAGTCTCGCCGGCAGCGAATGGAGGAAAACAAGAAGAGAATGGAAGCTCTCAATCTGCCTATGCTTGCTCAAGCTCTTcagaaaaccccaaattcccCAAAACCCTCCCCT ATGAAGCGCGCGAAGGCCCGCACGGTGGAGAAGCAGCTCGTGGAGGTGAGGAGGTCCTCCCGGGTCGCAAATCTTCCGACCCCGGTTTACAAAGAAGTG GCTGTGGTGGATCGGGAGATGAGGCCCAGAAGGTATTCTACTAATAGACATAGGGATTTGTCAAACCGGGTATATGCTTCCGATGAAGCCAGAGATGACGCCACTGCGAGAGCTGAGGCATTTGAGTCCGATTTGGGATCCGATTACCCGACCATGGTGAAACCGATGCTGCAATCCCATGTCACTGGTGGATTCTGGCTG GGTCTTCCGAAATATTTCTGCAGTAAGAACCTCCCGAAGCGTGATGATATTGTGATTTTGATAGATGAAGATGGGAACAAGTGCGAGGTTATATACTTGGCTGAGAAAAGAGGACTCAGTGGTGGATGGAGAGGGTTTGCAATTGATCATGATTTGGTTGATGGGGATGCATTGGTCTTTCAACTAATTCGGCCTAAAACGCTCAAG GTGTACATTTTAAGGGTGGAAAGAGCTGAATAG
- the LOC126633132 gene encoding uncharacterized protein LOC126633132, with protein sequence MKILVTGASGYLGGRLCHALLKQGHSVRALVRPTSDLSSLPPPSSTGNASLELVYGDVTDYESLLSAFSNCDVVFHAAAVVEPWLPDPSKFFSVNVGGLKNVLRAVRETKTVQKIIYTSSFFALGSTDGGVADETQVHHEKFFCTEYERSKAAADKIALRAAQQEELPLVLLYPGVIYGPGKLTAGNVVARLIVERFNGRLPGYIGSGNDRYSFSHVDDVVEGHIRAMAKGRTGERYLLTGENASFKHVFDVAAVITQTSRPKFGIPLWLIEVYGWASVLFSRVTGKLPLISPPTVYVLRHQWAYSCEKAKAELGYSPRGLKEGLGEVLPWLKSLGLIKY encoded by the exons ATGAAGATACTCGTCACCGGCGCCTCCGGTTACTTAGGCGGAAGATTATGCCACGCGCTACTGAAGCAAGGCCACTCCGTCCGCGCTCTCGTCCGCCCCACCAGCGACCTCTCCTCCCTTCCTCCACCGTCATCCACCGGTAACGCTTCCCTCGAGCTTGTCTACGGCGACGTCACTGACTACGAATCCCTCCTCTCCGCCTTCTCCAACTGCGACGTCGTTTTCCACGCCGCCGCAGTCGTGGAGCCCTGGCTTCCCGACCCCTCCAAATTCTTCTCC GTCAACGTCGGGGGATTGAAGAACGTGCTGCGAGCGGTCCGGGAGACGAAGACCGTACAGAAAATCATCTACACGTCGTCGTTTTTCGCGCTCGGATCAACCGACGGCGGCGTTGCTGACGAGACGCAGGTCCATCACGAGAAGTTCTTCTGCACGGAGTACGAGAGATCGAAAGCCGCCGCCGATAAAATCGCGCTGCGAGCCGCGCAGCAAGAGGAGCTGCCGTTGGTGCTGCTTTATCCCGGAGTCATCTACGGCCCTGGAAAACTCACAGCCGGCAACGTCGTCGCTCGGTTGATCGTCGAGCGGTTCAACGGCCGGTTGCCGGGGTACATTGGCTCCGGGAACGACAGGTATTCGTTTAGCCATGTGGACGACGTCGTAGAGGGCCATATCAGAGCAATGGCAAAAGGTCGAACAGGTGAGAGGTATCTGCTGACAGGCGAAAACGCATCGTTTAAGCACGTTTTCGATGTGGCggccgtgatcacacaaaccaGCAGGCCGAAATTTGGGATCCCATTGTGGCTGATCGAGGTGTACGGATGGGCGTCTGTTCTTTTCTCTCGGGTTACAGGGAAGCTTCCCCTGATTAGTCCTCCG ACTGTTTATGTTCTGAGGCATCAGTGGGCGTATTCGTGCGAGAAGGCGAAGGCCGAGCTGGGTTACAGTCCTAGAGGATTGAAAGAAGGGTTGGGGGAGGTGTTGCCATGGCTCAAGAGCTTGGGTTTGATCAAATACTAA